From a single Sphaeramia orbicularis chromosome 4, fSphaOr1.1, whole genome shotgun sequence genomic region:
- the mccc1 gene encoding methylcrotonoyl-CoA carboxylase subunit alpha, mitochondrial yields MAAVILSFPTLQGLRIFTQKLSWTKRGVRLVSGGVARIEKVLIANRGEIACRVMRTAKKMGVRSVAVYSEADRHSMHVAMADEAYHIGPAASQQSYLSMEKVLEVAKKSGSHAVHPGYGFLSENTEFAEACKQEGIIFIGPPSSAIRDMGIKSTSKHIMSAAGVPIIGGYHGEDQSNERLQAEAAQIGYPVMIKAVRGGGGKGMRIARSDADFLEQLESARREARKSFNDDVMLVEKFVEDPRHVEVQVFGDMHGNAVYLFERDCSVQRRHQKIIEEAPGPGISPEVRRKLGEAAVRAAKAVNYVGAGTVEFIMDAQHNFYFMEMNTRLQVEHPVSEMITGTDLVEWQLRVAAGERLPLLQDDIILRGHSFEARIYAEDPNNDFLPGAGPLLHLSTPPADLDTRIETGVREGDEVSAHYDPMIAKLVVWGEDRSAALKRLRYCLRQYNIVGLNTNIDFLLSLSGHPEFEAGNVSTSFIPQHYAELFPAPRAPSGDTICQAALGLVLQERKHTQEFTHTSNDPFSPFGSSSGFRLNIQFTRNMTLQLGDKKVDIVVTYNKDGSYTMEIGGELYHVTGEVEVEGGASFLHCSVNGVKSHPKLVILDNTVHLFSTEGSSQVSVPVPKYLAGVSGSGAQGGAVAPMTGTIEKVMVKAGDKVAAGDPLMVMIAMKMEHTIRAPKSGVIKKVFFSEGSQANRHAALVELEEEEEQQ; encoded by the exons ATGGCTGCAGTTATCCTGAGTTTCCCTACTCTCCAGGGTCTGAGGATATTTACACA AAAACTGTCATGGACCAAAAGAGGGGTGAGGCTCGTTTCAGGAG GGGTGGCGAGGATAGAGAAGGTGCTTATAGCCAATCGAGGAGAGATTGCATGTCGTGTGATGCGAACAGCCAAAAAGATGGGAGTTCGATCTGTGGCTGTTTACAGTGAGGCAGACCGACACTCCATGCATGTGGCCATG GCAGATGAAGCCTATCATATCGGCCCTGCTGCATCTCAGCAGAGTTATCTTTCAATGGAGAAAGTTCTGGAGGTGGCAAAAAAGTCTGGGTCACAT gCGGTCCACCCGGGCTATGGCTTTCTTTCAGAAAACACAGAGTTTGCTGAGGCTTGTAAACAGGAAGGCATTATCTTCATTGGGCCGCCTTCATCTGCCATCAGAGACATGGGCATTAAGAG CACATCCAAACACATCATGTCCGCTGCTGGAGTACCAATCATTGGAGGTTACCATGGAGAGGACCAATCAAATGAGAGGCTGCAAGCGGAGGCTGCCCAGATTGGTTATCCTGTCATGATCAAAGCAGttcgaggaggaggagggaag ggGATGCGTATTGCTCGTTCAGATGCAGATTTCTTAGAGCAGCTGGAGTCTGCGAGACGAGAGGCCAGGAAATCCTTCAACGATGACGTCATGTTGGTTGAGAAGTTTGTTGAAGATCCCAG ACATGTGGAGGTTCAGGTGTTTGGTGACATGCACGGTAATGCAGTCTATCTGTTTGAGAGGGACTGTAGCGTCCAAAGGAGACACCAGAAGATCATAGAGGAAGCACCAGGG CCTGGCATCAGTCCTGAGGTTCGGAGGAAACTCGGAGAAGCAGCGGTTAGAGCAGCCAAAGCAGTCAATTATGTGGGCGCAG GTACAGTGGAGTTTATAATGGACGCTCAGCATAACTTCTACTTCATGGAGATGAACACCAGGCTGCAGGTGGAGCATCCGGTCTCTGAGATGATCACAGGAACCGACCTGGTGGAGTGGCAGCTCAGG GTGGCAGCAGGAGAGCGCCTACCTCTCCTCCAGGATGACATCATCTTAAGAGGACACTCATTCGAGGCTAGAATCTATGCTGAAGATCCAAACAACGACTTTCTTCCAGGGGCGGGGCCTCTGCTGCATCTCTCTACCCCCCCTGCAGACTTGGACACTCGTATAGAGACCGGAGTCAGGGAAG GGGACGAGGTGTCGGCTCATTATGATCCAATGATTGCCAAGCTTGTGGTGTGGGGAGAAGACCGATCAGCCGCCTTAAAGAGACTACGATACTGTTTACGACAGTACAAT ATCGTGGGTCTAAACACTAACATTGATTTCTTGCTGAGTCTCTCTGGCCACCCGGAGTTTGAGGCTGGAAATGTAAGCACCAGCTTCATTCCACAGCATTACGCCGAGCTCTTCCCCGCTCCGAGGGCTCCGTCTGGGGACACGATCTGCCAGGCGGCCCTGGGTCTGGTGCTCCAGGAGAGGAAACACACACAGGAGTTCACACACACCTCTAATG ATCCATTCTCACCATTTGGCTCCAGCAGTGGATTTAGGCTCAACATACAGTTTACCAGAAACATGACACTACAGCTGGGAGACAAAA AAGTGGATATAGTCGTCACGTACAACAAAGATGGAAGCTACACAATGGAG ATTGGTGGAGAGCTGTACCATGTGACAGGGGAAGTGGAGGTGGAGGGCGGAGCTTCGTTCCTTCACTGTTCTGTTAATGGGGTGAAGTCTCATCCCAAACTGGTGATCCTGGACAACACCGTGCACCTGTTCTCCACG GAGGGAAGCTCCCAGGTGTCTGTTCCTGTGCCCAAGTATCTGGCTGGTGTGAGCGGATCTGGGGCTCAGGGAGGAGCTGTGGCCCCCATGACGGGAACCATAGAGAAG GTGATGGTGAAGGCAGGAGATAAAGTTGCTGCTGGAGACCCGTTGATGGTCATGATCGCCATGAAGATGGAG CACACAATCCGGGCGCCAAAGTCAGGTGTGATTAAGAAGGTTTTCTTTAGCGAAGGCTCTCAGGCCAATCGCC
- the lamp3 gene encoding lysosome-associated membrane glycoprotein 3 produces MMTNAAGGGWGLLFMAVLIPGFHHQRNDSSIQTGSNSKAQIYQPVLQPSESIPPIGMYTLRTRAGKPCIKASMGAEFIVIEKKTWYFNLDPSRVQTTGYCEKQAALMSLTLPDNAASLQFTFRKEKDVFYVTKITAHVSPLPVCQKCANKTYSGLVDHEKLFKTTDGRSFKCKSENLLLMSSVFNVKLVPLQIQAFTVPKGQYGKEVECWADFNRRVIPIVIGATVVGLILIAVLTFLFIKDRRRQGYESL; encoded by the exons ATGATGACAAACGCTGCCGGTGGTGGATGGGGCCTTTTGTTCATGGCTGTTCTTATTCCAG GTTTCCACCACCAGAGAAATGACAGCTCCATCCAAACCGGATCAAACTCTAAGGCTCAGATCTACCAACCGGTCCTGCAGCCGTCTGAGTCCATCCCACCCATAG ggaTGTACACGCTGAGAACCCGCGCTGGGAAACCCTGCATCAAAGCCTCGATGGGAGCAGAGTTCATTGTCATCGAAAAGAAG ACCTGGTACTTCAACCTGGACCCGTCCAGAGTCCAAACCACTGGTTACTGTGAGAAACAAGCTGCTCTAATGTCTCTAACGCTGCCAGACAACGCTGCCAGTCTGCAGTTCACATTCAGAAAG GAAAAGGATGTCTTCTACGTCACCAAGATCACCGCTCATGTGTCTCCTCTGCCGGTCTGTCAGAAATGTGCCA ATAAGACTTACTCAGGTTTGGTCGACCATGAGAAGCTGTTCAAGACCACAGATGGGCGGAGCTTCAAGTGTAAATCTGAGAACCTGCTCCTGATGTCGTCTGTGTTCAACGTCAAACTCGTCCCTCTGCAGATACAGGCCTTCACTGTCCCCAAAGGACAGTATGGAAAAG AGGTGGAGTGCTGGGCTGACTTCAACAGGCGGGTCATTCCCATCGTCATCGGGGCCACGGTGGTCGGTCTCATCCTGATCGCTGTGTTAACCTTCCTGTTCATCAAAGACCGACGCAGACAAGGATATGAAAGTCTGTGA